In Ascaphus truei isolate aAscTru1 chromosome 12, aAscTru1.hap1, whole genome shotgun sequence, the following are encoded in one genomic region:
- the LMO1 gene encoding rhombotin-1 isoform X4, with translation MLSVQPKGKQKGCAGCNRKIKDRYLLKALDKYWHEDCLKCACCDCRLGEVGSTLYTKANLILCRRDYLRLFGTTGNCAACSKLIPAFEMVMRARDNVYHLDCFACQLCNQRFCVGDKFFLKNNMILCQMDYEEGQLNGSFESQVQ, from the exons ATGCTCTCTGTGCAACCCAAAGGTAAACAGAAAGGATGCGCTGGTTGTAATCGAAAGATTAAAGACCGCTACCTGCTAAAGGCCTTGGATAAGTACTGGCATGAGGATTGTCTAAAGTGTGCCTGTTGTGACTGCCGCCTTGGAGAGGTTGGATCAACACTCTACACAAAAGCAAATCTCATCCTTTGCCGCAGAGATTACCTAAG GCTGTTTGGAACGACGGGGAACTGTGCTGCCTGCAGTAAACTGATCCCAGCCTTCGAGATGGTGATGAGAGCCAGAGATAATGTTTACCACTTGGACTGTTTCGCCTGCCAGCTCTGCAACCAGAG ATTTTGCGTGGGGGACAAGTTTTTCCTGAAGAACAACATGATCTTGTGTCAGATGGACTATGAGGAGGGGCAGCTGAATGGAAGCTTTGAGTCCCAAGTTCAATAA
- the LMO1 gene encoding rhombotin-1 isoform X2 gives MMVLDKEDGVPMLSVQPKGKQKGCAGCNRKIKDRYLLKALDKYWHEDCLKCACCDCRLGEVGSTLYTKANLILCRRDYLRLFGTTGNCAACSKLIPAFEMVMRARDNVYHLDCFACQLCNQRFCVGDKFFLKNNMILCQMDYEEGQLNGSFESQVQ, from the exons GTGTGCCGATGCTCTCTGTGCAACCCAAAGGTAAACAGAAAGGATGCGCTGGTTGTAATCGAAAGATTAAAGACCGCTACCTGCTAAAGGCCTTGGATAAGTACTGGCATGAGGATTGTCTAAAGTGTGCCTGTTGTGACTGCCGCCTTGGAGAGGTTGGATCAACACTCTACACAAAAGCAAATCTCATCCTTTGCCGCAGAGATTACCTAAG GCTGTTTGGAACGACGGGGAACTGTGCTGCCTGCAGTAAACTGATCCCAGCCTTCGAGATGGTGATGAGAGCCAGAGATAATGTTTACCACTTGGACTGTTTCGCCTGCCAGCTCTGCAACCAGAG ATTTTGCGTGGGGGACAAGTTTTTCCTGAAGAACAACATGATCTTGTGTCAGATGGACTATGAGGAGGGGCAGCTGAATGGAAGCTTTGAGTCCCAAGTTCAATAA
- the LMO1 gene encoding rhombotin-1 isoform X3 produces the protein MVLDKEDGVPMLSVQPKGKQKGCAGCNRKIKDRYLLKALDKYWHEDCLKCACCDCRLGEVGSTLYTKANLILCRRDYLRLFGTTGNCAACSKLIPAFEMVMRARDNVYHLDCFACQLCNQRFCVGDKFFLKNNMILCQMDYEEGQLNGSFESQVQ, from the exons GTGTGCCGATGCTCTCTGTGCAACCCAAAGGTAAACAGAAAGGATGCGCTGGTTGTAATCGAAAGATTAAAGACCGCTACCTGCTAAAGGCCTTGGATAAGTACTGGCATGAGGATTGTCTAAAGTGTGCCTGTTGTGACTGCCGCCTTGGAGAGGTTGGATCAACACTCTACACAAAAGCAAATCTCATCCTTTGCCGCAGAGATTACCTAAG GCTGTTTGGAACGACGGGGAACTGTGCTGCCTGCAGTAAACTGATCCCAGCCTTCGAGATGGTGATGAGAGCCAGAGATAATGTTTACCACTTGGACTGTTTCGCCTGCCAGCTCTGCAACCAGAG ATTTTGCGTGGGGGACAAGTTTTTCCTGAAGAACAACATGATCTTGTGTCAGATGGACTATGAGGAGGGGCAGCTGAATGGAAGCTTTGAGTCCCAAGTTCAATAA